One Nostoc sp. UHCC 0302 DNA window includes the following coding sequences:
- a CDS encoding ferredoxin family protein, which produces MPHTIVTEVCEGVADCVDACPVACIHDGPGKNAKGTDWYWIDFSTCIDCGICLQVCPVEGAIIAEERPELQKTPQ; this is translated from the coding sequence ATGCCGCACACGATTGTTACAGAAGTCTGTGAAGGCGTTGCTGACTGCGTAGATGCTTGTCCAGTGGCTTGTATTCATGATGGGCCAGGCAAAAACGCTAAGGGGACTGATTGGTACTGGATTGACTTTTCCACCTGCATCGACTGTGGCATATGTCTCCAAGTTTGCCCGGTAGAAGGGGCGATCATCGCAGAAGAACGACCAGAGTTGCAAAAAACTCCGCAATAG